From a region of the Streptomyces sp. NBC_01454 genome:
- a CDS encoding 3-oxoacyl-ACP reductase — protein sequence MAQPLEGLTAIVTGAGRGLGRAEALELARLGAQVVVNDYGQPGRDGSGAACAAPAEDVAAEIRAAGGRAIAHLGDVADHAQARALVGLAVETYGQLDILVNNAGILRDRMVFSMTEDEWDSVIRVHLKGHFNTTHFAAVHWRERAKAAGGPVHGRIVNTSSEAFLAGSAGQPNYAAAKGGIVGLTTSTALALAKYGVTVNAICPRARTRMTEDVFAGFQEPEDGALDPLAPEHVAPLVGYLAAPAAARVNGQLLVVHGGMVAIAERPRIAAKFDTTKEVFSYAELDELLTPYYAQRPADETFAAAEVLGLTHG from the coding sequence ATGGCACAGCCACTGGAGGGCCTGACCGCGATCGTCACCGGTGCCGGGCGCGGCCTGGGCCGCGCCGAAGCCCTTGAACTCGCCCGCCTCGGCGCACAGGTCGTGGTCAACGACTACGGGCAGCCGGGCCGCGACGGCTCGGGCGCGGCCTGTGCCGCGCCCGCCGAGGACGTCGCCGCCGAGATCCGTGCGGCGGGCGGCCGGGCGATCGCCCACCTCGGTGACGTCGCCGACCACGCACAGGCCCGCGCCCTGGTCGGGCTGGCGGTCGAGACGTACGGACAGCTCGACATCCTGGTCAACAACGCGGGCATTCTCCGCGACCGGATGGTGTTCTCGATGACCGAGGACGAGTGGGACTCGGTCATCCGCGTCCATCTCAAGGGCCACTTCAACACCACGCACTTCGCCGCCGTCCACTGGCGCGAGCGCGCCAAGGCGGCCGGCGGCCCGGTCCACGGCCGGATCGTCAACACCTCCTCCGAAGCCTTCCTCGCGGGCTCGGCGGGCCAGCCCAACTACGCGGCGGCCAAGGGCGGCATCGTCGGCCTGACCACCTCCACGGCGCTGGCGCTGGCCAAATACGGCGTGACCGTCAACGCGATCTGCCCGCGCGCCCGCACCCGGATGACCGAGGACGTCTTCGCCGGCTTCCAGGAGCCCGAGGACGGCGCCCTGGACCCGCTCGCGCCCGAACACGTCGCGCCGCTCGTCGGCTATCTCGCCGCACCGGCCGCGGCCCGGGTCAACGGGCAGCTGCTGGTGGTGCACGGCGGCATGGTCGCCATCGCCGAACGCCCGCGGATCGCCGCCAAGTTCGACACCACCAAGGAGGTCTTCAGCTACGCGGAGCTGGACGAGCTGCTCACGCCGTACTACGCGCAGCGCCCGGCGGACGAGACCTTCGCGGCGGCCGAGGTACTGGGCCTCACACACGGCTGA